A region of the Silene latifolia isolate original U9 population chromosome 9, ASM4854445v1, whole genome shotgun sequence genome:
GACAGAGAGTTCTAGAAATTGTCGCGCAACATAACAAATTATCTCATGATGATAATCGTTTAGAACTCAAGGGTTAGTATTATATCATCACTGTCAATACTAATTCAATAAATCCATTCACGTTATATATGTCATATTTGTTATTAATTGACAGATAAAGATAGGAGAAACAAGGACCTACAAAATCTGCAAAGAACACGTGAATGTATTCGAAAACATTGAAGCAAGCTTAAATGATTTTAATAACTTCCATAGGGATGTTAAATGTTTCATTCACGAACGTGATCGTCAGTTGTTCGTAGACCATTTTAAGGAAATGACTGAAACAAGAATAGGTTTCTACTTTGACTATGATATTGACGATGATGGCAGCCTACATAAGGCTATATGGGCGGACAGTACTGCCAGAGAGAACTACAAGATATTTGGTGATGCGATGTCATTCGACCGAACTTACTCGATAAATAATTATTCTATGGTTTTCACATCGTTCACTGGTGTGGATCACCATCAACGATCAGTAACGTTTTGTGGGGCTCTAATTGCAAGGGATGATTATGAGTCATTTAATTGGGTTTTTTGCCAGTTTTTACATAcaatggggggggggggaaggAACCCGAGTACATAACTACAGATCATGACCTGGGTATTATCAAACCTGTCCCTCTTGTTTTCAAAAAAGCGCGGCATCGGTTTTGTATGTGTCATATAATGAACAAAGTGCCCATGAAGTTTGGTGCCTCTAGGAGTGATTATTCTGACTTCATGGGGAAACTTAATGACATTATATGGGATGAGGAGCTTGAACCAGCAGAATTCGATGCTATCTGGGAGCAAATTATTCAAGAGCATGGTATTGATACCAATGATTGGTTTGCGGACACGTGTGCTATAAGGGGACAGTGGGTGATGGCACATTGCAGAGACTTGAAGATGGCGTCTGTTATGAGGAGgacacaaagatcagagagcgaaaatagctTTTTTAAGAGGTTTGAGCATAAGTCAGGAACATTGGTtaagttttggatgcgttttgagagCGCTATGGACAAACAAAGACATACACAAAAGCAGCTTGACAACATTGATAAGCACTCGTCCCTGAAGACGTCAACACATCTAGCGTTAGAGAGTCATGGTGCAAAGGTGTACACCTATTCAGCTTTCTACACCTTCACGGAGGAGGCCATATACTCAATTGATACATGTAGAATAGGAGGTTTCACTGAGAGAGACGAGCtagatgttgggaaatgtgtcctcaacaatagtgcgatcacatgatttaaatatcattattaaatctcattttaagaatacatgtgggatgtagtattttacaagtcaactggtccacacatatcggtaatgattggctgactagagtttgacattactgtcgtgcgacggtggtgatcagttgatccccttaggtcatacctatagggaaatactcttaattgattatttaattaatcgtataccgatacgagttaattaaattgcttaaaattgacggatgattttgtgagtataatttacgtatcttattgtaaatgtgattaaataagacacggtctaagtaatcgaattattttattacttggatgaaattattgtttacagaaacaattgaatcggaatgaataaattattataaatacagaatgttgtagtttataatttggaaacatttttggtacaagtaattacgaattactagtcgattttgtaaatgacatattttatgagtatgttgatttttaatatgttaaaaatacattacattgtgacatgtcatgtaacatgtcacatatgacaaatttgacaaatgacaaaaataaaatggattctccattttatgtctAAAAACCGAAAATGGTAAGGGAGTGTAAGAgatgtattgtgtttttatcttgagtggaaaacacaattatcatatctaaTAAGTAGCCTTGCACACCTACCTTTTAGAGAAGAGCAATAATGAAATGCATTGGGTATTCTACCCAAGGTAATTTTGGCCACTCCACATGAAAAGAGAAGTGAGCTTTTCTCTTTGATTATTCATTCAATCTTcccatctaattttctagtgtaagaaaattcatcaaatgctctctacaatcttatgagatttctagagaaataaatcacaaaattcctcttctctcaaccgaaatatgtgagagtacaaaaaacattttgtgtcatatttttaagtaagactaattttaatactagatcatattattttagtctttaagatgtattccttgggtatatgcttttgggagggattctactcttgaatccttgttcttccatttggagagctcaagaacaagtgagtaggaggactcacttgtgcccataagaaccgaaattacaatgtaagggtgatttcttctctattttattatattgtttgcatgcataaaatccgtaattaattttatgacaaattatttcgacatataagagtatgtttgtATGTgtatgaatctacttttccttcaatcggtatcaagagccacggttttttgcatgcaaattggttaaaagtttttccgagttataagaataacaaataaaacttgtaaaatttgtgttattatgatatatcacgaaattattacatgcatgttaatatttctggtcctaaaatgttttaggatattttggttaatttttcggatttttattgttcataatttacaataatggcatttaaatgtgattttataagtaaaaatgtcatttttggtctaaaattagctatacttcgagttttcacttggtttttggatatgttgttacatatattattttgagataacctgtaaattttcataatttttggacttgttatgctcgaaaaatgaatttctcattattaaattcggatttaagtgtaaaataggttaatatgaattaaatttcgaatctggtcatagaaaattaatatgttgtcacatgcaattttacaagatgtgtgtaaaataattggctataaagaagtctttttgcatgatttatggatttttgaagaaaaatagcataaatagtgacattattagttgaaaattaataaaacatactctatgacttaagaaaaacgtctaatgttgcattttattatatttttcagatctaaaaatgaaaagttagtgaaaataatttttccatatttttatgattattttattaaaaatcaataaaccgcaacattgtttttccggaaaattttcgaaatttttaacctaagattttgaacattgtgagtgtcatggaatttttccagaatgttcatgaatttaaatttcaaattttgaatttatttgaaattttgtgatttatttgaagtttaatggcttatttttgtatttttggtccatttatgaacaattttgtatatatgggttaattatggtcaaattattagtgaagactatattttgagtcctaagaggttagggtaattaacttatgcataaatatgagtttatgcatttttgtgattataaaatgttgaaatcacgcaaatccgtaaaaaccgagtaatatacgatattggctaattaaaggcgatttagcataaaattgagcatgttcttacatattataatgctgcattttctttatgattgtcataattttaatttatgtaatttttgaattatgtaattttacttagtatggccttagattttaattggtatttcccgaaatgtatgggaacatcgattcggttgtaattttttattgtgatctcgtatcaccgttttgtaatttaatagatttattttattttagttacaaatgtataataggaaattatgtaatttgttatgtaattttattcattccggagttcccaaagacggatttcttcaagagtggtgatacataaagacgatgttacctcgagatgcgtgccacaaccgaagttcaagggaccaatggagttggtttccgaatatgtaatagttaaatagtttttctattttaggaaaggccatactaggatttatttattttatgcttgcattttattttatgtcacatgcatcgctaaatcgccataactaaacatgcattgttattttatcgagttcatcgaccgtgtcaattagaattatcgtagttcaccgctttagttcacttaaaacgtgatagataataaattgacatgacctctcgctaaaacaatcaattgagacatagcctttccaaatagtagaaaccatgaaaacctatttcgcgagggagtgcactcggctaccccggggtacaaaccttgttacgtaggggaagtgggtgataaatgttaatccaccgaattcatgttgatgagggtttcatcggctaccccgtgcctaagttaatgtgggtttggataatggacacatttattcgaaatttggattgaactcaacaaaagtaattgataagggtttcatcggctaccccgtgcccttgttgatgtgttttgggctatagataaatattagagtaattttatcgaccgagagttctaaaagtagaatcgattaaagagttaatccaccgagttatattgataagggtttcatcggctaccccgtgcccaagttaatatgaatttggatcttggaatcatttatcatagttgggtagaggtcactatgtaaatgctatacttgtttacaagtattaatataacgataaatgttaagttttccactattccatttttatattgttctatttctttaccacaattcatatacgatatcattttgattttgatacaaatctccattaaaacatcgtaactaaagacaaaatttgaatttgcttctaaaacctcaaacgaaccattgctaaggatctcttgtaaagagtatagattaaagttattcattatcaaacaggtttttgattcttgactaacacttctacttacaatggactatgtttcatatgcttaattgaattaagtaccttgaagcgataaattgttttggtgattttattttcagaattcgtaattgaccaaaataacgcaaccacttcaataaaagttttaagactaaaacgaacaaatgaagagtaatcttcatgaattcaattttgcttctcaaagcaaagactcattgaaatgagtgggagcattctcttaaaccgttaagatgaggacgaggttcaagaagtaaagattataatggaattgatacaaggtaatgttaaaggtaaagttgttgagaatgacgatactaaacctatcaatcccgaacgataaagtttccattgtattaaatgttagacacgagaaaggaaactaccccaaattattgaagtatcaacaagttagttgtgggacatctaattgaacctacttctttaaaatgtttatttgattaaacataaaattttgctagtactacttcgtcaatattagaaaccaatggaggttttcatcattgtacttgatacatagaatgattagaatatgacgactagcaacaataatatcgagagatagagtaattgtatactcaatctagtttttggatttaaagttgtacttaattttgactattaagtgcataaactctaaataagaatataaacttgttaatatacaaaagaggttttcacttatgtgaccctatacaccacgatttgatgtatggctagcccatgatcaaggtgattatattctaaaccaaactagaatgatatatcatgtagatgatgtaagattcaaattggtaacccaagattaaaccttaaattttggaatgatgaacgcaaagagttatcgagtactcttgaaaccattagattgttaatggtatatgcgtatcttgtatttaaagcaagatgtctcgtgccttttggtagaaaaggagatcgaggttgtaaatcatctatccaaaataggttgatcattatcttttaccaacgatttaagtcgacactaatatgttcacttaataaggtaaatagagaaatctttgaagaatttcaaagagttcaaggaatcacgatttagtcgtgatgggattatcaaagtgaagactttgatataagccaaatgaattgtgatatagtatcacaaattaatctctcttaacacgcattatgggataatgtatgattggataagaattcaaacgctattcgatatggtttggttttcaatcaagttactttgagttacttgatccttttggggattttatcattttgtctaaattatttttccactaaatcgaatcatatgagatatgaaatggtaagggtaccatggttgtaagtttttcacaagaaacaaatgctcatttttcccttgcaattaccacgagcacgacgggtttgcggctcatgaaactgtctttctaaaatacaagtttatttttggaagacagagtgggagaaatttttcaagagccacaatgaatgccacagagaatgttatgtcgcaagaaactggtctttcttggctacatgagacgttttgtgtaaaatattgtttctttaaaaacctaggaggttaaattcgtcacttgttaaaaatgatgaattcatgctacttttaagaaagtaaagagattataacttacaaaagaaattggttgattcaagttgattacttctagaaagtaatgaacatatgacttacataggagtgtttaagtcacaactcaatacaaggctcagagccatgaaaatccgaaacaaaagggcttgattagtgacaaattGTTTTgtactaataaagagagatttcaaagcaatattggttgcaaagggttttgcactaattgaaatgcttaagtctatttggatcttcttagggattgtgtttcattatgaggttatgaaatacataacaagtgaatctaaaacccacttcttcaatagaaggaatgtattcaatacatatcatgagtttagtagattcttgcaatcctaagataatgtgaaacttaagagagggtcttaagtaggacatcaatgagttagaatcaacatttttatcatgtgataaaacatttctcgataagtcgagaagttgtgtttatacatgaagtttagtgggagttacggaatttttaattagtccgatatgtggatgacatattgatcattaggaatgatttaagacttttggagtattacaatacatctttaatatccagatttatgaagataaattcacatgatattagcgtcaataagaagtcttatgttgataagattcatgactagttcaattaaattgaacatatttgattgattccatttgcttccgctatcaaatcaattaaatagaaaatgatgtagaacacttcatatactttgagtatgatgaattgttttcaaaatcgaatttaagtaatctttaccaagtaagctataaagattacccttaagtgcatgcagaagcattaaggaagtaaagcaaagtgtttatgatgcaatattgtgtaagggtgttacacaagtgacaattgacaattgagattgcgcatggtttccgacaaaaccataatcaaaacacattaggatggttaagataccattgtggcaatgttaattaagaagtagattttctagaatcgttctaggcaataaagaacaatgagagatatttataacggaaattgagtacacttgcgatcatgagatgtgtaagaaggatgagtcccgcacaccgtgaaaacagtgggagctattcttaggctagagggcttatgtcttgattggatctcgacacgtactcagaaagttttgtaatgcaaatgtatacattacaaaggaaaacgagtatgtagtaaggttgagtaaggtacaagaaattgataaaacctactaatcaaagccttctcaaaggctaaacatgatgagtcatgtcatttcaattgaattgaaatgaacaactacatacaagatcaaattagattatagaacatgaaatagtaatcaagcattgactattcatgtgtgataatcgtatttgtcgttcgagttttattttaaaactcttttattatactttgttacatccaaatgggttgtggagacaattgaaccccgttaaagtgaacacggattaacattgtatttgcccatagttacttgtatgaggtgacatctcgaagtgactaaagtgtgatgcgattgatggcaagttcaagtgccatagagtcatgtgagatgactagtcgatcacataggcagactattaggaacgttttgtcgggccttatgaccgcttatagagttctggcaaatttatatagcctggtcgtggcgagagctgctatagtattcaaatgagtcgattcttttgactaaagactattcacctaagatggcacagtttcagattaactttgatttgtgttactacgaccttcgtaaatggggtcaaatgggcatattttgggttatgatggttgtggctagtcgaagggaataagtgcgataggaattgtccacccccttgtcagggttataacaatatctcagggccactcgaggagtaatgaactggaaatgcgtggccacgctcggaatgtatctatgatagataaatccggtcaatcagttattctccagatcgaggaaaccactctcgatatgatcacttgcaagtacgacctgaaagacaccttgcattgagtgggagatagtaataggacaagagaattggtgacgcacacttgtcgaggacaagtgggagattgttgggaaatgtgtcctcaacaatagtgcgatcacatgatttaaatatcattattaaatctcattttaagaatacatgtgggatgtaatattttacaagtcaactggtccacacatatcggtaatgattggttgactagagtttgacattttgcgtcgtgcgacggtggtgatcgattgatccccttaggtcatacctatagggaaatactcttaattgattatttaattaatcgtataccgatacgagttaattaaattgcttaaaattgacggatgattttgtgagtataatttacgtatcttattgtaaatgtgattaaataagacacggtctaagtaatcgaattattttattacttggatgaaattattgtttacagaaacaattgaatcggaatgaataaattattataaatacagaatgttgtagtttataatttggaaacatttttggtacaagtaattacgaattactagtcgattttgtaaatgacatattttatgagtatgttgatttttaatatgttaaaaatacattacattgtgacatgtcatgtaacatgtcacatatgacaaatttgacaaatgacaaaaataaaatggattctccattttatgtctAAAAACCGAAAATGGTAAGGGAGTGTAAGAgatgtattgtgtttttatcttgagtggaaaacacaattatcatatctaaTAAGTAGCCTTGCACACCTACCTTTTAGAGAAGAGCAATAATGAAATGCATTGGGTATTCTACCCAAGGTAATTTTGGCCACTCCACATGAAAAGAGAAGTGAGCTTTTCTCTTTGATTATTCATTCAATCTTcccatctaattttctagtgtaagaaaattcatcaaatgctctctacaatcttatgagatttctagagaaataaatcacaaaattcctcttctctcaaccgaaatatgtgagagtacaaaaaacattttgtgtcatattttgaagtaagactaattttaatactagatcatattattttagtctttaagatgtattccttgggtatatgcttttgggagggattctactcttgaatccttgttcttccatttggagagctcaagaacaagtgagtaggaggactcacttgtgcccataagaaccgaaattacaatgtaagggtgatttcttctctattttattatattgtttgcatgcataaaatccgtaattaattttatgacaaattatttcgacatataagagtatgtttgtatgtatatgaatctacttttccttcacttgAGGTAACTACTGTTAAAGATTCGTCCAGGGGAAAGAATTTTGAAGTTGCATACAGTCCAGGTAATTTAATTTACACTTTGGATATGATCACATTTAAACTTTCCATAATATAACATTTACACTATCAatatcatcacatttacactttccatataatcacatttacactttctatttaatcTCATTTAAATTTCCATATAATCACTTGTTGTCATTTAAATTCACATTTACATTAGACATTTACATGTAataacatttacacttacatTCTACATATACTTTAATACAaacacatttacacttacattgTTTGTAACATTCACACTTACATGATAACCTTAACTGATGACCCAGGTACATGTAAAACAAGCTGCAGTTGTACAATGTTTGAAAGAACCGGCATCCTATGTCGCCATATAATATGGATTTTTTCAGAAAATGGGATGAAGACTACACCTGACGATTATGATGTAAAAAGATAGATGAAAGAGTATCTACGATtaaggattttcaattgtaatgGTGAAGGGACAGACAACATGGAAATAATCGATGGAGAACACATTGCAATGTCAATAATGTGGTCGGAGGTTCATCATACTGTAGGGCTCCTTCGAGGCAAAGGTGTGACTGATGTTGAAAGCTTCTCCGCTATAATTAGGGGATTTAAGGATATGCTATCACCGTTAGGGGAAGTGttgaataaaaatcaacaaatggagAAAATTCTGCATTGTACGGCCAATGAGGTAGTGACGATATTCACACCTAAGAATTCAAAAAACAAGGGTAGCGGTAAAAGAATGTTATTAACCAAAACAAAAGCACTTGCCTTGGCTAGAAAACCAAAACGCAAGTGTAAGAATTGCAAGAGAATGATAAATCACGGGAAGAAGAACTGCCCTAACCCCTTTTTAGCACACACACCATTGTGCGAGGGGTCGTATGACCAAGAAGAAGatgaaggagaggaggaggaagaacTGGAATTAGAAGAATAATAGACGTCACAACAGTGATAATGTAACTTTTGTATTTTGAATGTGTAACTTTAAACTTTGATGTGTTATCACTGGAACGAGGGATTAGGAATTGGTCTCATGGCAGCGTTACTTTCAACTATTTTTGGTGTAATTTTGAGTAATAAAGTTACCCAGTCAAAGCATCAGAGTTACACTCTCATACGACCAAAATGTCTTTGTTTTATTGAATTTCCAAACATTGTGTTACATGAACTTATTtgaattgacaatgttatttcaAGTAACATTTACACTTATGATTAAATAAAATCTAACTCTTCCTTACACATTCAATGAAACTTTCATGTGTTATGACACATTTACACATTCagtgtgataacatttacacttcctatctcattacatttacactttcccaTCTGACCACATTTAACTTTCAATGAAACTTTCATGTGTATGACACATTTACCCTTTCAGTATGATCCCATTTACACTTCCCAtctcatcacatttacactttcccaTCTGACCACATTTAACTTTCAATGAAACTTTCATTTGTAtgacacatttacactttcagtgtgataacatttacagttcccatttaatcacatttacactttcccaTCTGACCACATTTAACTTTCAATGGAACTTTCATGTGAAtgacacatttacactttgaatatcgtcacatttacacttgagATGTAATCACATCTAACCTTTCCTCACACATTCAATAACACTTTCATCTGTATGACACATTCACACTTCCCAGTTAATCACATTTACATTTCCCATCTGACCACATTCACGCTTTCAATAACACTTTCATTTGAATGAAActaaaaatcaatttcaattgaTTGTCAATTATCATAACAACTGACTCACATGTCCATAAAAGATCGATAACATTACAGACATTAGTTTCAACATTGCCAACCAAAATACGAATAGTTTGTTACAACCAAAAAAACGATAACATGTCCACAAATGGTTTACTTTTTCTCTAAAACATTCTTCACTTTGCGTTTCTTTTGTAACTTCCCCCATAATTTATCTTTTCCATCTATAAACTCACTCACCTTCGCAATGAAAACGTCTCTGTTTTTTTTATGTCAGCTAGTACAAGGGTCACCACCAACTCGACTACCAAGTATCGTTGATTCCTCTTCTTCTCCAAGTGTAGATGCTCAAAAGGTTCACCCTCGTACATCAGCATATACATCATACAGAATATCCTAGATTCTGTTATGTTAGGAAGGGGTATTTGTCGCCTGAAAGTAATTTGTCGATGCTTAAGGCTAGTAATGTGGTATCCCATGTCGATGGTTCTGGAATCCAAATAATCGCTCATAACTGATGCCTGCAATGAAAGCAcgtaaaattaaataaacaatataTTGTTCATCCTATTCGAATGTGATTTATTGTTATCAGACTTACAACTAGATGAGTAACTTTGCACATTTCAGACTGGTCCCAATTGGGATGAGGTTGGTAGTCAAGGAGATCGACCGTCTGTGCTTTGAAATTTATACATATGCATGCAAACTGCCCACCAATGTGGACGGGTATGAAAAAAAATCAGCATTCAGGTTGAAAGTTTTATCACAGTCCTGGATGAAGGTATCCC
Encoded here:
- the LOC141600802 gene encoding protein FAR1-RELATED SEQUENCE 7-like, producing MQIIDGINDSLNKNGVQPDKQELCTEVEKRYTTQKWHDGEIKSKLVVWNREGFAHKAANKDQSDGLVGENSQRRTRIKIGETRTYKICKEHVNVFENIEASLNDFNNFHRDVKCFIHERDRQLFVDHFKEMTETRIGFYFDYDIDDDGSLHKAIWADSTARENYKIFGDAMSFDRTYSINNYSMVFTSFTGVDHHQRSVTFCGALIARDDYESFNWFGASRSDYSDFMGKLNDIIWDEELEPAEFDAIWEQIIQEHGIDTNDWFADTCAIRGQWVMAHCRDLKMASVMRRTQRSESENSFFKRFEHKSGTLVKFWMRFESAMDKQRHTQKQLDNIDKHSSLKTSTHLALESHGAKVYTYSAFYTFTEEAIYSIDTCRIGGFTERDELDVGKWTDNMEIIDGEHIAMSIMWSEVHHTVGLLRGKGVTDVESFSAIIRGFKDMLSPLGEVLNKNQQMEKILHCTANEVVTIFTPKNSKNKGSGKRMLLTKTKALALARKPKRKCKNCKRMINHGKKNCPNPFLAHTPLCEGSYDQEEDEGEEEEELELEE